Proteins encoded in a region of the Candidatus Hydrogenedentota bacterium genome:
- a CDS encoding long-chain fatty acid--CoA ligase produces MLNLAHFLDVTAAAHPDTTAVILDDLRMSYPEVAGAAKRVASALHARGIGQGDKVAMMIPNTPHFPIIYYGILHTGATVVPVNVLYTQHEIEHYLKDSEAIAFFAFKMFEGEAVKAFNAIDTCKHYISVSTPDDLEAPPVGENFMHLVMAADPEFDTVQTMPDDTAVILYTSGTTGAPKGAELTHFNLFFNAYYSTREITMVQPGDVCLTTLPLFHSFGQTCLMNASILSGGTMTLLPRFETEKALRIIERDKVKLIALVPTMYFFMLNEAEKADFDLSSITHAVSGGAALPEDVHRRFQERFGITILEGYGLSETSPVATFSQAGDKLKVGSIGKPIWGVDVAIKREDGSFADANEVGEVVIRGHNIMKGYYNRPEATREAIVNGWFHSGDMGKVDEEGFFYIVDRKKDLIIRGGMNIYPREIEEVLYTHPKVLEAAVIGVPCPMRGEEVKVFVSARDGQVITPEEIHEFLQANTAKFKWPKEVEILPELPKGPTGKILKRELRHA; encoded by the coding sequence ATGCTGAATCTGGCCCATTTTCTTGACGTTACGGCGGCGGCCCACCCCGACACCACGGCGGTCATACTCGACGATCTCCGGATGTCCTATCCCGAGGTGGCGGGCGCCGCGAAACGCGTGGCCAGCGCCCTGCACGCCCGGGGAATCGGCCAGGGCGACAAGGTCGCCATGATGATCCCCAACACGCCGCACTTCCCAATCATCTACTACGGCATCCTCCACACCGGCGCCACGGTCGTTCCCGTGAATGTGCTCTATACGCAGCACGAAATCGAGCACTACCTCAAGGACTCCGAAGCGATCGCCTTTTTCGCCTTTAAAATGTTCGAGGGTGAGGCCGTCAAGGCATTCAACGCGATCGACACCTGCAAGCACTACATTTCCGTGAGCACGCCGGACGATCTGGAGGCCCCGCCCGTCGGCGAGAATTTCATGCACCTGGTCATGGCCGCGGATCCGGAATTCGACACCGTGCAGACCATGCCCGACGACACCGCGGTCATCCTCTACACCTCCGGCACCACGGGCGCGCCGAAGGGGGCGGAGCTCACGCATTTCAACCTGTTCTTCAACGCCTATTACTCCACCCGCGAAATCACCATGGTGCAGCCGGGCGATGTCTGCCTGACGACGCTGCCGCTTTTCCACTCCTTCGGCCAGACTTGCCTGATGAACGCCTCGATTCTTTCCGGCGGCACGATGACCCTGCTGCCGCGCTTCGAGACGGAGAAGGCCCTGCGCATCATCGAGCGGGATAAGGTCAAGCTCATCGCACTCGTGCCCACCATGTATTTCTTTATGCTCAACGAGGCCGAAAAAGCCGATTTCGATCTTTCCTCCATCACCCACGCGGTATCCGGCGGCGCCGCGCTCCCCGAGGACGTCCACCGGCGTTTCCAGGAGCGCTTCGGCATCACCATCCTCGAAGGCTATGGCCTCTCCGAGACCAGCCCCGTAGCCACCTTCAGCCAGGCGGGCGACAAGCTCAAGGTGGGGTCCATTGGCAAGCCGATCTGGGGCGTGGACGTGGCCATCAAGCGGGAAGACGGCAGCTTCGCCGACGCCAACGAGGTGGGCGAAGTCGTCATCCGCGGCCACAACATTATGAAGGGCTACTACAACCGCCCCGAAGCCACGCGCGAGGCCATCGTCAATGGCTGGTTCCACTCCGGCGACATGGGCAAGGTCGACGAGGAAGGCTTCTTCTACATCGTCGATCGCAAGAAGGACCTGATCATCCGCGGCGGTATGAATATCTACCCGCGCGAGATCGAGGAAGTGCTCTACACGCATCCCAAGGTTCTCGAAGCCGCGGTTATCGGCGTGCCCTGCCCCATGCGCGGGGAAGAGGTGAAGGTCTTCGTGTCCGCGCGCGATGGCCAGGTGATTACCCCCGAGGAAATCCACGAGTTTCTCCAGGCGAACACCGCCAAGTTCAAATGGCCCAAGGAGGTCGAAATCCTGCCGGAGCTCCCCAAAGGCCCCACGGGCAAGATTCTCAAGCGCGAATTGCGCCACGCCTGA
- a CDS encoding NAD(P)(+) transhydrogenase (Re/Si-specific) subunit beta: MLGRPGTAVRGNRVSAAGMLLAVVATLLDQQIVSYSWIAAGILLGGMIGAIAAVRVPMTSMPEFVALFNGTGGLASLLVGWAAFHNGAGRYLEVPWGDIAVPVIATFLSVLIGGVTFTGSLLAYAKLAERIDGKPVLFAGQQIVNALVLLGVLAAGVVFVINPDAPAAEYAFYATIALAFVFGVLATIPIGGADMPVVISLLNSYSGLAACAAGFVIGNTVLIVSGSLVGASGIILTSIMCKAMNRSLSNVLFSGFGSAEAGGGSGADQGEARALTAQDAYYILEAAHSVVFVPGYGMAVAQAQHVVRELAEHLEANGAEVKFAIHPVAGRMPGHMNVLLAEADVPYEQLVEMDDVNRQMESVDVCIVIGANDVVNPAAREDESSPIYGMPIINVDFSHTVFVLKRSMASGFAGIQNPLFFKENTRMIFGDAKATVTALVSEFKAN; the protein is encoded by the coding sequence ATGCTGGGCCGCCCCGGCACGGCTGTCCGCGGCAACAGGGTTTCCGCGGCCGGCATGCTCCTGGCCGTGGTGGCGACCCTGCTCGACCAGCAGATTGTTTCCTACAGCTGGATTGCGGCGGGTATACTCCTGGGCGGCATGATCGGCGCGATCGCGGCCGTGCGCGTGCCCATGACCTCGATGCCGGAGTTCGTGGCCCTCTTCAACGGCACCGGCGGCCTTGCGAGCCTGCTGGTCGGGTGGGCGGCTTTCCACAACGGCGCCGGGCGCTACCTCGAAGTCCCGTGGGGCGACATCGCGGTTCCCGTCATCGCCACTTTCCTTTCCGTGCTTATTGGCGGCGTCACCTTCACCGGCAGCCTGCTGGCCTACGCCAAACTCGCCGAGCGCATTGACGGAAAACCCGTCCTGTTTGCCGGGCAGCAGATCGTGAACGCCCTCGTGCTGCTCGGGGTGCTCGCCGCGGGCGTCGTCTTTGTGATCAACCCCGACGCGCCCGCCGCGGAGTACGCGTTCTACGCCACCATCGCCCTGGCCTTCGTGTTCGGCGTGCTGGCGACCATCCCGATCGGGGGCGCGGACATGCCGGTGGTTATTTCGCTGCTGAACAGCTACTCCGGCCTGGCGGCCTGCGCGGCCGGCTTCGTCATCGGCAACACCGTGCTGATCGTGTCCGGGTCGCTCGTGGGCGCCAGCGGCATCATCCTCACCAGCATCATGTGCAAGGCGATGAACCGCTCCCTCTCCAACGTGCTCTTCAGCGGCTTCGGCAGCGCGGAGGCCGGCGGCGGCAGCGGCGCGGATCAGGGCGAGGCGCGCGCGCTGACCGCCCAGGACGCCTACTACATCCTCGAAGCCGCGCACTCGGTCGTGTTCGTGCCCGGCTACGGCATGGCGGTCGCCCAGGCGCAGCACGTCGTGCGCGAGCTCGCCGAACACCTGGAGGCCAACGGCGCCGAGGTGAAGTTCGCAATTCACCCGGTCGCGGGCCGCATGCCCGGGCACATGAACGTGCTCCTCGCCGAGGCCGACGTGCCCTACGAGCAGCTCGTGGAGATGGACGACGTCAACCGCCAGATGGAAAGTGTGGACGTCTGCATCGTCATCGGGGCCAACGATGTGGTAAACCCGGCGGCGCGCGAGGACGAATCCAGCCCCATCTACGGGATGCCCATCATCAATGTCGACTTCTCGCACACTGTTTTCGTGCTCAAGCGCAGCATGGCCTCCGGATTCGCCGGCATCCAGAACCCGCTCTTCTTCAAGGAAAACACGCGCATGATCTTCGGAGACGCCAAGGCCACCGTGACGGCCCTGGTCTCGGAATTCAAGGCCAATTGA
- a CDS encoding NAD(P) transhydrogenase subunit alpha, whose translation MSMILLLFTFVLSIFLGFELINKVPSQLHTPLMSGANAISGITIVGALLAAGQAGNDTMATALGFLAVVFASINVVGGYWVTHRMLAMFKSKDAPK comes from the coding sequence ATGTCCATGATACTCCTGCTTTTTACCTTTGTCCTCTCCATTTTTCTCGGTTTCGAACTCATTAACAAGGTGCCGTCGCAACTCCACACGCCGCTGATGTCGGGCGCGAACGCGATCTCCGGCATCACCATCGTGGGCGCGCTGCTCGCCGCTGGCCAGGCCGGCAATGACACCATGGCGACCGCCCTCGGCTTTCTCGCGGTGGTTTTTGCGAGCATCAACGTGGTGGGCGGCTACTGGGTGACCCATCGCATGCTGGCCATGTTCAAGTCGAAGGATGCGCCCAAGTGA
- a CDS encoding NAD(P) transhydrogenase subunit alpha codes for MKLYALKGIHADEPRVSLTPTGAKRLSNLGIAVCVPPDLGVTCGWTDADYSLAGATVTADGPGDADVVIGLEGPTPDQVASIARGALYIGYLDPFSAESAIDGMVARGVNAIAMELIPRTTLAQKMDALSSQTNLAGYAAVLLGANHLPQILPMMMTPAGTLKPARVFVIGVGVAGLQAIATAKRLGARVDAFDTRPAVEEQVKSLGAKFVKVDLGETGETKDGYAVELTEEQRAREVEAIASVIAESDLVITTAQVFGRRAPVIVTDAMLQRMRPGSVVVDGAVDSGGNVEGIEMGQIARRHGVTLVGLPHLSRQVPVHASEMYTANLANLIEHFWDKEAGAIRLDHDDEIMGGCLVAHNGELCSDLIRKHRENR; via the coding sequence GTGAAGCTTTATGCACTCAAAGGGATCCATGCGGACGAACCGCGGGTATCCCTCACGCCGACGGGGGCGAAACGGCTGTCCAACCTGGGGATTGCGGTGTGCGTCCCGCCCGATCTGGGGGTGACGTGCGGCTGGACCGACGCGGACTATTCGTTGGCCGGGGCGACGGTAACGGCGGATGGCCCGGGCGACGCGGATGTGGTGATCGGGCTGGAGGGGCCGACGCCGGATCAGGTTGCGTCGATAGCGCGTGGGGCGCTCTATATCGGTTATCTGGATCCTTTTTCGGCGGAGAGCGCCATCGATGGCATGGTCGCCCGCGGCGTCAACGCCATCGCGATGGAGCTTATCCCGCGCACGACGCTGGCCCAGAAAATGGACGCGTTGAGCAGCCAGACCAACCTGGCGGGCTATGCGGCCGTGCTGCTCGGCGCCAACCACTTGCCGCAGATTCTCCCGATGATGATGACCCCCGCCGGCACGCTGAAGCCCGCCCGGGTCTTCGTCATTGGCGTCGGCGTGGCTGGGCTTCAGGCGATCGCCACGGCCAAGCGCCTCGGCGCGCGGGTGGACGCCTTCGACACGCGCCCGGCCGTCGAGGAACAAGTCAAATCCCTCGGCGCGAAATTCGTGAAGGTCGATCTCGGCGAGACCGGTGAAACGAAAGACGGCTACGCGGTCGAATTGACCGAGGAGCAGCGGGCGCGGGAAGTTGAGGCGATTGCGTCGGTGATCGCCGAATCCGATCTCGTCATCACGACCGCGCAGGTCTTCGGCCGCCGCGCGCCGGTGATCGTGACCGACGCCATGCTCCAGCGCATGCGCCCGGGCAGCGTCGTGGTCGATGGGGCCGTGGACAGCGGCGGCAACGTCGAAGGGATTGAAATGGGACAGATCGCCCGGCGCCACGGCGTGACGCTGGTCGGCCTGCCGCACCTGTCGCGTCAGGTTCCGGTCCACGCGAGCGAAATGTACACCGCCAACCTCGCCAACCTCATTGAGCATTTCTGGGACAAGGAAGCCGGGGCGATTCGCCTCGATCACGACGACGAGATCATGGGCGGCTGCCTCGTGGCGCACAACGGCGAACTGTGCAGCGATTTGATTCGGAAACACCGGGAGAACCGCTAA
- a CDS encoding Gfo/Idh/MocA family oxidoreductase, whose protein sequence is MKRIKTRISTRRDFLKSTAATAVAAGFPMILPASARGANAPSNRINVGVIGLGTRGTPDMQQFMKHDDVQIRAICDVNTASKGYRNEDAIMGREPALQIANGHYAKKTGAAEYDGVDACIDFREIIQRDDIDAVVIVTPDHWHAPMTVMAAEAGKDIFCQKPMTLTLAEGPEMIAAVRRHGRVFQTGSQYRSNCRARHICELVRNGYIGELKSMHINIGYNNKVGPGPGWQPMPIPEGFDYDLWLGPAPMVLYHEMRCIYKFRFGLDYSGGQITNLGAHSIDIAQWGNGSDHTAPVEFEGLGATWPEPGSLFTTAFEAKFRARYANGVELFGESNDEYMGVRFEGTEGWVKYGLFGKVEASSKAIESVELGPNDLRLPVSNPERTFAEMGDYYGDHVRNFIDCVKTRQDPLEPVETGHRTASICHLWNIAIQRMGKVLEWDPAKETFTNDDEANAMIARPRRDWA, encoded by the coding sequence GTGAAACGCATCAAGACACGCATCTCCACCCGCCGGGATTTCCTCAAGTCCACCGCCGCGACCGCCGTGGCCGCGGGCTTCCCCATGATCCTCCCCGCTTCCGCCCGTGGGGCCAACGCCCCGAGCAACCGCATCAACGTGGGCGTGATCGGCCTGGGCACGCGCGGCACGCCCGACATGCAGCAGTTCATGAAGCACGACGACGTCCAGATCCGCGCCATCTGCGACGTGAACACCGCGAGCAAGGGCTACCGCAACGAGGATGCGATCATGGGCCGCGAGCCGGCGCTCCAGATCGCGAACGGCCACTACGCAAAGAAGACCGGCGCCGCCGAGTACGACGGCGTGGACGCCTGCATCGACTTCCGCGAGATCATCCAGCGCGACGACATCGACGCTGTCGTGATCGTCACCCCCGATCACTGGCACGCGCCGATGACCGTGATGGCGGCGGAGGCCGGGAAGGACATCTTCTGCCAGAAGCCCATGACCCTCACCCTCGCCGAGGGGCCCGAGATGATCGCCGCCGTCCGCAGGCACGGGCGTGTCTTCCAGACCGGGAGCCAGTACCGCTCCAACTGCCGCGCGCGCCACATCTGCGAGCTCGTCCGCAATGGCTACATCGGCGAGCTCAAGTCCATGCACATCAACATCGGCTACAACAACAAAGTCGGCCCCGGGCCCGGCTGGCAGCCCATGCCGATCCCCGAGGGCTTCGACTACGACCTCTGGCTTGGGCCCGCGCCGATGGTCCTCTACCACGAGATGCGCTGCATCTATAAATTCCGCTTCGGGCTCGACTATTCCGGCGGCCAGATCACCAACCTCGGCGCGCACAGCATCGACATCGCCCAGTGGGGCAACGGATCCGACCACACCGCCCCGGTCGAATTCGAGGGCCTCGGCGCCACCTGGCCGGAGCCGGGCAGCCTCTTCACCACCGCCTTCGAGGCCAAATTCCGCGCGCGCTACGCCAACGGCGTGGAGCTTTTCGGCGAAAGCAACGACGAGTACATGGGCGTCCGCTTTGAAGGGACCGAGGGCTGGGTGAAGTACGGCCTCTTCGGCAAGGTCGAGGCCTCCAGCAAGGCCATCGAAAGCGTCGAGCTCGGCCCCAACGACCTCCGCCTTCCCGTCTCCAACCCCGAGCGCACCTTCGCCGAAATGGGCGACTACTACGGCGATCATGTCCGCAACTTCATCGATTGCGTCAAGACCCGCCAGGACCCCCTGGAGCCCGTCGAAACCGGCCACCGCACCGCCAGCATCTGCCACCTCTGGAACATCGCCATCCAGCGCATGGGCAAGGTCCTCGAGTGGGACCCGGCAAAAGAAACCTTCACCAACGACGACGAAGCAAACGCCATGATCGCGCGGCCGCGGCGCGACTGGGCCTGA
- a CDS encoding glutathione peroxidase has protein sequence MRRYAPALFALALALTVAPAFAKAPEGPLDFTVKDIDGKEINLAEKYAGKVCLVVNVASKCGLTPQYKELAAIHEKYREKGFAILAFPSNDFDAEEPGTDAEIKEFCTSTYGVKFDLFSKIPVKGEEKAPFYAYLTSKETNGDFGGEIEWNFTKFLIGRDGQVIARFKPDAKPDAPEVIQAIEDALAAEEAGDEWDDLDVGNLSGQAIL, from the coding sequence ATGCGCCGATACGCCCCTGCTCTGTTTGCGCTTGCGCTGGCCCTGACCGTTGCGCCGGCCTTCGCAAAGGCCCCCGAGGGCCCGCTTGACTTCACCGTGAAGGATATCGACGGCAAGGAGATCAACCTCGCGGAGAAATACGCAGGCAAGGTGTGCCTGGTCGTGAATGTCGCCTCGAAATGCGGCCTCACCCCCCAGTACAAGGAGCTTGCCGCGATCCACGAGAAGTACCGGGAAAAGGGCTTCGCCATCCTCGCGTTCCCCTCCAACGACTTCGACGCCGAAGAGCCCGGCACGGACGCCGAGATCAAGGAATTCTGCACGTCGACCTACGGCGTGAAGTTTGACCTGTTCTCGAAGATTCCCGTCAAGGGCGAGGAGAAGGCCCCCTTCTACGCGTATCTCACGTCCAAGGAAACCAACGGCGACTTCGGCGGCGAAATCGAGTGGAACTTCACCAAGTTCCTGATCGGCCGGGACGGCCAGGTGATTGCCCGCTTCAAGCCCGATGCAAAACCCGACGCGCCGGAGGTTATCCAGGCCATTGAAGACGCCCTCGCGGCCGAGGAGGCCGGTGATGAGTGGGACGATCTGGATGTTGGCAACCTGAGCGGCCAGGCCATTCTCTAA
- a CDS encoding glutathione peroxidase encodes MKRVSLILTACVALVLAGFVHAEDKAPSGPLDFTVKDIDGKDVELAKKYEGKVCLIVNVASKCGNTPQYEQLEAIHKKYQEQGLAVIGFPANNFGGQEPGSNDEIKEFCTSTYGVSFDMYSKVSVKGDDQAPIYKYLTSEETNGDHGGEIEWNFAKFLVGKDGKVVARFAPKVKPDAPEVVKAIEDALAAEDAGDEWDDLDVGNLSGQAIL; translated from the coding sequence ATGAAACGCGTATCCCTCATACTGACCGCCTGTGTGGCCCTTGTGCTTGCGGGCTTCGTCCACGCGGAAGACAAGGCGCCGTCCGGCCCGCTGGACTTCACCGTGAAGGACATCGACGGCAAGGATGTGGAGCTGGCCAAGAAGTACGAAGGCAAGGTTTGCCTGATCGTGAATGTGGCCTCGAAGTGCGGCAACACGCCGCAGTACGAGCAGCTTGAAGCGATCCACAAGAAGTACCAGGAGCAGGGCCTGGCCGTGATCGGCTTCCCGGCGAACAATTTCGGCGGGCAGGAGCCCGGATCGAACGACGAAATCAAGGAATTCTGCACGTCGACCTATGGCGTGAGCTTCGATATGTACTCCAAGGTCTCCGTTAAGGGCGATGATCAGGCCCCGATTTATAAGTACCTCACCTCCGAGGAAACCAACGGCGACCACGGCGGCGAGATCGAGTGGAACTTCGCCAAGTTCCTCGTTGGCAAGGACGGCAAGGTTGTCGCCCGCTTCGCGCCGAAGGTTAAGCCGGACGCCCCCGAAGTGGTGAAGGCCATCGAAGACGCCCTCGCGGCCGAAGACGCCGGCGACGAGTGGGACGATCTGGACGTTGGCAACCTGAGCGGCCAGGCCATCCTGTAA
- a CDS encoding GNAT family N-acetyltransferase has protein sequence MADLVVRGAANADDCALALDLMAKSFGPDYFFVARRLDALMAGYPGFHREHTRLAFRQGQIAGALRITTDTIRIGEARLKMGGLGWIAVAGEFRGQGIASAMIEDALAYMRRHSYHVSMLFGIVDFYHRFGFTTMLSDYVTAVDVLEAEHAEHAPYKVRLGKPGDIPAIQKLHNAGEADVACSIVRSSAHLTNQWERWKAVRVITDARGKVQGYFLPRDVPEGLLVEEIGLASRDTCGALLHACAHLALDRHAPKIRFTAPPSHLFLKYLLQYESKYEMQVKRNRGGMMAVVNLEETLESMIPEWESGLQQTALARENAEVTLLVDRKPFRVRAHRGALDVTPVSGDNKFSISPAEFVQLLSGYRYLDEVIPGQRRILTATGRALLHILFPKRLPFVWPLDHF, from the coding sequence ATGGCCGACCTGGTAGTACGAGGCGCCGCGAACGCCGACGATTGCGCCCTGGCGCTGGACCTCATGGCGAAAAGCTTCGGCCCGGATTATTTCTTCGTGGCGCGCCGCCTCGACGCGCTCATGGCGGGCTATCCCGGGTTTCACCGGGAGCACACGCGCCTCGCGTTCCGGCAGGGGCAGATCGCGGGAGCCCTCCGCATCACCACCGACACCATCCGCATCGGTGAGGCGCGCCTGAAGATGGGGGGGCTCGGGTGGATCGCCGTGGCCGGGGAATTTCGCGGGCAGGGCATCGCCAGCGCCATGATCGAGGATGCGCTGGCCTACATGCGGCGCCACAGCTACCACGTCTCGATGCTGTTTGGCATTGTGGACTTCTACCACCGATTCGGCTTCACCACCATGCTCTCCGACTACGTAACCGCCGTCGACGTGCTGGAGGCCGAGCACGCGGAACACGCGCCCTATAAGGTGCGGCTCGGCAAACCCGGCGACATCCCCGCGATCCAGAAGCTGCACAACGCCGGCGAAGCGGACGTGGCCTGCTCCATCGTGCGATCGAGCGCGCACCTCACCAACCAGTGGGAACGCTGGAAGGCCGTCCGCGTCATCACCGACGCGCGCGGCAAGGTGCAGGGCTATTTCCTCCCACGCGACGTCCCCGAAGGCCTCCTCGTCGAAGAAATCGGCCTGGCCTCCCGCGATACCTGCGGCGCCCTCCTCCACGCCTGCGCCCACCTCGCCCTGGACCGGCACGCCCCGAAAATCCGCTTCACCGCCCCCCCAAGCCACCTCTTCCTCAAATACCTCCTCCAGTACGAATCCAAATACGAAATGCAGGTCAAGCGCAACCGCGGCGGCATGATGGCCGTGGTGAACCTCGAGGAAACCCTCGAATCCATGATCCCCGAGTGGGAGAGCGGCCTCCAGCAAACCGCGCTCGCCCGCGAAAACGCCGAAGTCACCCTGCTCGTCGACCGCAAACCCTTCCGCGTCCGCGCCCACCGCGGCGCCCTCGACGTCACCCCCGTCTCCGGCGACAACAAATTCTCCATCAGCCCCGCCGAATTCGTCCAGCTCCTCAGCGGCTACCGCTACCTCGACGAAGTCATCCCCGGCCAGCGGCGCATCCTCACCGCCACCGGCCGCGCGCTCCTGCACATTCTCTTCCCCAAGCGCCTGCCCTTCGTGTGGCCACTCGACCACTTCTAG
- a CDS encoding DUF4279 domain-containing protein, with amino-acid sequence MNISEDNHDRLTQASAIQVGGAPADSKATLCIYADALDPDFVSETVARRPTSARRKGERDARRPSIPPATVGQWFLEAPDPLPFVEKIQFLLDATTDLEGNWRTLAESHRLELRTAIFLRSWTEGFELSSDVLAEIARRHWHFSLSMYSADGDEIVESFLGPAIPRDPTRH; translated from the coding sequence TTGAACATCAGCGAAGACAACCACGACCGCCTCACCCAGGCGTCCGCAATCCAGGTCGGCGGCGCGCCCGCCGACAGCAAGGCGACCCTCTGCATCTACGCGGACGCCCTCGATCCCGATTTTGTCAGCGAGACCGTGGCGCGCCGGCCCACCAGCGCACGCCGGAAAGGGGAACGCGACGCGAGGCGTCCCTCCATTCCGCCCGCAACAGTGGGGCAGTGGTTCCTCGAAGCGCCGGACCCACTGCCGTTCGTGGAGAAGATACAATTCCTGCTGGACGCGACCACGGATCTCGAGGGCAATTGGCGCACCCTCGCGGAATCACACCGCCTGGAACTGCGCACCGCCATTTTCCTCCGCTCCTGGACCGAAGGCTTCGAGCTCTCCAGCGACGTGCTCGCCGAAATCGCCCGGCGCCACTGGCATTTCTCCCTCTCCATGTACAGCGCCGACGGCGACGAAATCGTCGAGTCGTTTCTCGGCCCGGCCATCCCCCGGGACCCCACGCGACACTGA